The genomic stretch ACTGAGCGTCGCTGAGAATTTTCACGATCAGCAAGACCGCACTGGCACCAGATTCCCGAGCTTCAAAGCACTGATATGGTGTAATCACAAAATCTTTGCAGAGAGTAGGTAACTGGCTTTTACTATTGACTGAAGACAAGAGTTCAAGACTGCCGCCAAAGTATTTGGCATCAGTCAACACAGAAATTGCTCTGGCGTGGCGGCTGTAACAATTGATTATTTCATCAACATTGACTTGCTCGCGCAATACGCCAGCCGACGGCGATTTCGGTTTGAGTTCGCAAATCAAGTTCACCCCGGGCTGATTTAGCGCAGCAGCAAATTCGTGATTTGCCTTAGCAACACGCAGTCGGATTGAATCGAGCTCACGTCGCCGCATGCGCTCAGACAATTCGGATTTCTTATTCTCAACGATTTCAGCTAGCGAACCAGGCATAAGCCCTCCGGCATTCCTCATATTTAGCCGCCACAGCGCCTGTGAGCAGAAGCTCTTTAGCCAGAGCCACGCCATCGTCCATGATGCCGACCTTATCCGCCACAAGGAATCCGGCAGCGGCATTGGCCCAGACCAAATTCATGAAGTAAGGCTCCGCGCTGCCGACAAGAACCTGGTGAAAGACTTCGTGGCTGTATTCAGGAGTCATAATGTCCTGATCTTCCTCGATGTCATCAACAGGTGGCACAGTCATCGTCTCCGCCTTGCCATTAAAGATGTGAATATAACTACTGGTGGTGCAGGGATCGAATTCATCCAGCCCCCGCTCGGATCGCACCACAATTGCCCGCTCGGTAAACGAATCCGAAAGCAAATAGTCGGCCACCAGCCGCTGGATCAGTTCATCACTCGTACCCATGACGCGCCTTTTTGGATTGAGCGGATGCAGCAGGGGACCAATCGAGTTGAAAATACTGGGACCCGGCAAGGTGCGCCGAATTGCTGACAGTTTCGCCAGCGCCGGATAGTAATGAGGGGCGTAGAGAAAGACCAGCCCAACATTATCAAGCAATTCATTGATATGCTCGTAAGGTATAGAAGCGGGTATGCCCAGAGCTTCCAACAAATCGAAACTGCCGCTCAGACTGCTCGAGGCTCGATTGCCGAACTTCGCCACTCTAACGCCACCAGCAGCCAGCACAAAGGCCACTGTTGTCGATGTATTGAAGTGAGGTAATCCGCTCCCGCCAGTGCCACTGCAATCAAGAGCATCTGTCGCTCCGTCGAACTGCAGAGCACATTTTTCTTTCAGCGATCTGATGAACGAGGTCAATATGCGCAAGTCGATTCTGTCGCTGCTCAAATCGATCAAAACCTGTCGAATCTTGTCGTCAGGCAGTTCGCAATCGACCAGGCTGGTTATGGTATCTTCGCTCAGCATTTGTCGATGAAATTCTCCAACATCTTCTGCCCTTGCGGCGTACCAATCGACTCAGGGTGAAACTGAACTCCATAAAGACGG from Candidatus Melainabacteria bacterium encodes the following:
- a CDS encoding indole-3-glycerol-phosphate synthase, translated to MPLPDSLWRIRSASWTMAWLWLKSFCSQALWRLNMRNAGGLMPGSLAEIVENKKSELSERMRRRELDSIRLRVAKANHEFAAALNQPGVNLICELKPKSPSAGVLREQVNVDEIINCYSRHARAISVLTDAKYFGGSLELLSSVNSKSQLPTLCKDFVITPYQCFEARESGASAVLLIVKILSDAQLRSLYQCITSLGMDAVVEVQTAEEVQRALRVKPTIMMINNRDLGTFQMDLSTTERLAASIPAGTILISASGILARADIERLLPYCSNFLIGSALMKSDNMDALLSEFVSLQPKAGVVS
- the trpD gene encoding anthranilate phosphoribosyltransferase, with translation MLSEDTITSLVDCELPDDKIRQVLIDLSSDRIDLRILTSFIRSLKEKCALQFDGATDALDCSGTGGSGLPHFNTSTTVAFVLAAGGVRVAKFGNRASSSLSGSFDLLEALGIPASIPYEHINELLDNVGLVFLYAPHYYPALAKLSAIRRTLPGPSIFNSIGPLLHPLNPKRRVMGTSDELIQRLVADYLLSDSFTERAIVVRSERGLDEFDPCTTSSYIHIFNGKAETMTVPPVDDIEEDQDIMTPEYSHEVFHQVLVGSAEPYFMNLVWANAAAGFLVADKVGIMDDGVALAKELLLTGAVAAKYEECRRAYAWFAS